The DNA window GGGGAGCGATGCTCCTCGGCGTGGTCGCGCAGGTCGCGGTCATGGTGATCGCGCTGGAGCTGGACCCGGCCGAGCAGATCAGCGGCCTGCCCACGCTGGTGGCCGCCGCGATCCTGGCGGTCGTGGTGGCCGCCCTGCTGGACTGGATGGCGGACAGCGGCAGCGACGACACGTTCGTCCGGGAGGCCCGCCGCCTGATGCGCGGCGTCCGGCGCCGCGCCGCCCGCCGGGCCGGTGGCCCACTGATCACGTTCCGCCGGCCGCGACCCGGCGCCGAGCCGGGCCTGCTGATGGTGCAGCTCGACGGGGTCGCCGAGCCGGTGCTGCGCTGGGCGATCCGGGCCGGCAACCTGCCGACGCTCGGGCACTGGCTGCGGACCGGCACCCACACGATGCGCGGCTGGCACACCGGCCTGCCGTCGACCACGCCGGCCTCGCAGGCCGGCATCCTGCACGGCGCGAGCCGGCAGATCCCCGGTTTCCGCTGGTACGAGAAGGAGACCGGCAAGCTGATGGTCTCCAACCGCCCGCGCGACGCGGCGATCATCGAGACCCGGCTGAGCGACGGCCGAGGGCTGCTCCGCGACGGCGGGGTGAGCATCAGCAACGCGTTCAGCGGGGACGCGGCGACGAACCTGCTCACGGTCAGCCACGCGGCGCTGCCCGGCCGGTCGGCCCGCGGCTGGGCGGCGTTCATGGCCTCCCCGTACGGCTTCACCCGTGCCCTCGTCCTCGGCGTGGCCGAGGTCTTGACCGAGCTGCACCAGGCCCGCCTCCAGCGGCGGCGCAACCTGCAGCCCCGGGTCAGCCGGTCCGGCGCGTTCCTGGCCCTGCGGCCGGCGTCGATGCTGCTGCGCGACGTGAACGTGTCGCTGATGGCCGAGCAGATGGCCCGCGGCGTGCCGGCGATCTACTGCGACCTGGTCGACTACGACGAGGTCGCCCACCACGCCGGCCCGGCCCGCCCGGAGTCGATGCGCCAGCTGGAGAGCCTGGACCGGATGCTCGGCGTCCTGGAACGCCTCGCGCCGGAGGCCGCCCGCCAGTACCACCTGGTGGTGCTCTCCGACCACGGGCAGAGCCAGGGCGCCACGTTCCGTCAGCGGTACGGCGAGACCCTCGACGAGGTGGCCGACCGCCTGGCCGGATCCGACCGTGCCGCCGGCCCGCAGATGCCGGCCGAGGAGGAGGGCAAGGTCGAGCCGGAGAACACGCCGCCACCGGCCACGCCGCTGCTCGTGGTCTCCTCCGGCAACCTGTCGATGATCTACCTGACTCGCTTCCCGCACCGACTGAACCGGTCCGCGATCGATCACGTCTATCCGCAGCTGATCGACGGGCTGGCCGCCCATCCGGGTATCGGCCTGGTCGTGGCGCAGACCGAGGAGGGGCCCGTCGCGTACGGGACGGACGGCTCCCACCGGCTCCGCGACGGCACGGTGACCG is part of the Actinoplanes missouriensis 431 genome and encodes:
- a CDS encoding alkaline phosphatase family protein translates to MALSWRTEVRALFAWRRVLNRLRAVLRSALTTFVVLTLTLWLMPGVASTDLLDILGLVVLVAVVGAVLRPLLLLGITALGGWGAMLLGVVAQVAVMVIALELDPAEQISGLPTLVAAAILAVVVAALLDWMADSGSDDTFVREARRLMRGVRRRAARRAGGPLITFRRPRPGAEPGLLMVQLDGVAEPVLRWAIRAGNLPTLGHWLRTGTHTMRGWHTGLPSTTPASQAGILHGASRQIPGFRWYEKETGKLMVSNRPRDAAIIETRLSDGRGLLRDGGVSISNAFSGDAATNLLTVSHAALPGRSARGWAAFMASPYGFTRALVLGVAEVLTELHQARLQRRRNLQPRVSRSGAFLALRPASMLLRDVNVSLMAEQMARGVPAIYCDLVDYDEVAHHAGPARPESMRQLESLDRMLGVLERLAPEAARQYHLVVLSDHGQSQGATFRQRYGETLDEVADRLAGSDRAAGPQMPAEEEGKVEPENTPPPATPLLVVSSGNLSMIYLTRFPHRLNRSAIDHVYPQLIDGLAAHPGIGLVVAQTEEGPVAYGTDGSHRLRDGTVTGTDPLLPYGPSACHDLLRHQSAAHVGDLVVISAVDPVTHEVAAFEELVGSHGGLGGWQTDAVLVHPSGWPTARELDGPDAVHRQLVGWLTMLGLRKPDKAVLGADPLHVEDLDPGRTARLSPSRDG